In Novipirellula caenicola, one genomic interval encodes:
- a CDS encoding DUF1501 domain-containing protein, whose translation MNHLRTPQSRRSWIANGMSSLAGIAFADLLSRDRVDAASDRRAQRLHHPPRAKRVIQLFMAGAASHVDTFDYKPLLNKQNGKPWDPGEQVELFQSTPGACMASPWQFKPYGESGKMLSDIVAPLGDVVDKIAFIHNVVAKTGVHSQATLLQTTGFQLPGFPSAGSWISYGLGSENENLPAFVVLPDHRGLASNGAKNWANAFLSAEHQGTVIRPGNETPIRDLFAPASDFITTENEVAGLETLRKLNQGYAEQRADDDRLAARVRSYELAAAMQISATDALDISSEPQYIRDLYGLATEGSRIDDSVINTRAETEFFGRKCLVARRLLERGVRFVQVWSGNDNGHPRRNWDSHENVQRDHEPLARGMATGAAALIKDLQQRGMLEDTIILWTTEFGRMPCSQGSKGRDHNPFVFTNWLCGGGIQGGSYGPSDEWGYKPQSSTNRTEVYDIYATILHQLGIDHTRLAVRNNGIDRRLTDVHGHVLTKILAS comes from the coding sequence ATGAACCACCTGCGAACACCGCAATCGCGACGATCATGGATTGCAAATGGGATGTCGAGCTTGGCGGGCATTGCATTTGCCGATCTGCTTTCGCGTGATCGCGTTGATGCCGCATCCGATCGACGGGCGCAGCGTCTGCATCATCCTCCGCGTGCGAAACGCGTGATCCAGTTGTTCATGGCCGGTGCCGCCAGCCATGTGGACACGTTCGATTACAAGCCGCTGCTGAACAAGCAAAATGGCAAGCCTTGGGATCCGGGCGAACAGGTCGAATTGTTCCAAAGCACGCCAGGGGCATGCATGGCAAGTCCTTGGCAATTCAAACCCTATGGCGAATCGGGCAAGATGCTCAGCGACATCGTCGCGCCGCTGGGTGACGTGGTCGACAAGATCGCGTTCATTCACAACGTGGTCGCAAAAACGGGTGTCCACAGCCAAGCGACGCTGCTGCAGACCACCGGTTTTCAATTGCCGGGATTTCCAAGTGCAGGCTCGTGGATCTCCTACGGGCTGGGAAGTGAGAATGAGAACCTTCCCGCCTTTGTCGTCTTGCCTGACCACCGCGGATTGGCATCCAACGGAGCCAAGAACTGGGCCAATGCGTTTTTATCGGCCGAGCATCAAGGCACCGTGATCCGCCCTGGCAACGAGACGCCGATTCGTGACTTGTTTGCTCCCGCCAGTGATTTCATCACGACCGAAAATGAAGTCGCCGGGCTGGAAACGCTTCGCAAACTGAACCAGGGCTACGCGGAACAACGGGCTGACGATGATCGGCTTGCCGCGCGAGTGCGATCGTACGAGTTGGCCGCGGCAATGCAGATCAGTGCCACCGATGCACTCGATATTTCATCCGAACCACAATACATCCGCGACCTGTACGGGCTCGCTACGGAAGGATCCCGAATCGATGATTCGGTCATCAACACTCGGGCCGAGACGGAGTTTTTCGGACGCAAGTGCTTGGTCGCTCGTCGATTGCTCGAGCGAGGCGTCCGCTTTGTGCAGGTGTGGAGCGGCAATGACAACGGGCACCCACGTCGCAATTGGGACAGCCACGAAAACGTCCAACGTGACCACGAGCCATTGGCACGCGGGATGGCGACCGGAGCCGCCGCACTGATCAAAGATCTCCAGCAGCGAGGGATGCTCGAGGATACCATCATCCTGTGGACCACCGAATTCGGACGGATGCCCTGTTCTCAAGGCAGCAAAGGTCGCGACCACAACCCATTCGTGTTTACCAATTGGTTGTGCGGAGGCGGTATCCAAGGCGGCAGCTACGGCCCGAGTGATGAATGGGGCTACAAACCGCAATCAAGTACAAACCGTACCGAAGTCTATGACATCTACGCCACGATCCTGCATCAATTGGGAATCGACCACACGCGTTTGGCGGTGCGAAACAATGGGATCGATCGCCGTTTGACGGACGTCCACGGGCACGTGCTTACGAAGATCTTGGCCAGTTGA
- a CDS encoding choice-of-anchor Q domain-containing protein: MNWPLQLLTNYKPWRRRFRSGAGAIVSRTRQNSRLRRLVHESLETRPMMAGLMPSPSPVDAVAGGSSDVVIQVTENSVVTANSEVDGRATVLPSLSINRWMVTTLEDKWDVDALGSDPSNLSLREAIELANASIGSDRIEFDPSLSLGVIELTLGELVIRDDLQLVGLGASRLSIDGLGNSRLFTINDGDANRSIDVEIRDLQLTGGHASGTGVSGSGGAIWSAENLTLQQSRVTGNTADTLGGGVYSASRSQTVIQNSTLDHNQAAFGGGAMLSNQSRIQQSTISGNQATSDGGGLLLFTGASEILQSTISGNTADGHGGGIVAAYTVTTMTHSIVAGNDSLANNDLSTLGGAFNGSFNLIGDPASAAGLLHGRDSNIVGQPTPQGRGEIPISTILKPLAMNGGPTPTHALAPLSLAIDAGDLSSPAFETSDQRGSLYVRNIGGRVDIGAYERQSENDLVVIVTTTEDQADSDPSGAANLEMSLREAIELANTTPGEFEVRFASSLDSPLQIRLGEIEIRDDLVFAGNGSEVTVIDAAGTSRLFSLAEPGVHVNFQSVTLTGGKADHGGAIFADDAHIRMHDSVITGNVATNQGGAIVLNQGALTLTRSEVIGNHAGVSAGGIAGDDVAVTLIQSTVASNVSSLGKGFFVTREHDGLRFQSTPLETPSTRDGIVIQSGAVWVLGTGEDETFRLDFDPASLVDSIDLRFDGVAGRNTLQFLTSTTPAWLTEDLYQTSNFGVIQLAEDAASDLFIDADAVSRLSPHDELIQVGSFAGGTLRLSDPAAWRMGPARGRNGVFLRSLVDDRDPVPRVIETGLPLPWQNLIRKTDTNNDGAITAADALLVINELDSKSYSLDDGRLQNPLATTHWPNRYFDVNGDELVTALDALQVINALARFDSGPDLNVAVTTAVFGADSADSRVLAEGENENEGGFESHVTTLPRGTSHLKWRAAETILPRLGTQTVIVADADADDDGETQAPLDSFFAATEAFDLL, from the coding sequence ATGAATTGGCCCTTGCAACTGTTGACGAATTACAAACCGTGGCGCCGACGATTCCGATCGGGGGCCGGGGCGATCGTGTCGCGTACGAGACAAAACAGTCGCCTTCGCCGATTGGTTCACGAGTCGCTCGAAACGCGACCGATGATGGCAGGTTTGATGCCGTCGCCGAGTCCGGTCGATGCAGTAGCCGGCGGATCAAGTGATGTCGTCATTCAGGTTACTGAGAACTCAGTGGTCACGGCGAACTCAGAAGTGGACGGCCGCGCGACTGTGTTGCCATCCTTGTCCATCAATCGGTGGATGGTCACCACGCTCGAGGACAAATGGGATGTCGATGCCTTGGGCTCGGATCCGTCGAACCTTAGCTTGCGTGAAGCGATTGAATTGGCAAACGCAAGTATCGGCAGCGATCGCATCGAATTCGATCCGTCATTGTCGCTAGGCGTAATCGAGTTGACGCTGGGCGAATTGGTCATCCGCGACGACTTGCAGTTGGTGGGACTCGGGGCGTCGCGTTTGTCGATCGATGGCCTAGGGAATTCACGGCTGTTTACCATCAACGACGGCGATGCAAACCGATCGATCGACGTGGAAATTCGCGATCTTCAACTGACTGGCGGTCATGCAAGTGGAACGGGCGTTTCGGGTAGTGGGGGCGCGATTTGGTCAGCGGAAAATTTGACGCTTCAGCAGAGTCGCGTCACGGGGAACACCGCTGATACACTCGGCGGCGGAGTCTATTCGGCATCCCGCAGCCAAACGGTGATCCAAAATAGTACTTTGGACCATAACCAAGCCGCATTTGGTGGCGGAGCGATGCTCAGCAATCAAAGCCGAATTCAACAGAGTACGATCTCGGGTAATCAAGCGACCTCCGACGGCGGTGGATTGTTGTTATTCACCGGAGCGTCCGAGATTCTGCAGAGCACGATTTCGGGAAACACGGCCGACGGTCATGGCGGTGGCATCGTCGCGGCCTACACGGTGACGACGATGACTCATTCGATTGTCGCCGGAAACGATTCGTTAGCGAACAACGATTTGTCGACACTCGGCGGTGCGTTTAACGGTTCCTTCAATCTGATCGGCGATCCTGCGTCGGCCGCAGGGCTGCTGCATGGACGTGATTCGAATATCGTGGGGCAGCCCACACCGCAGGGGCGAGGCGAGATTCCGATCTCGACGATATTGAAGCCGTTGGCAATGAACGGTGGCCCGACTCCGACGCACGCGTTGGCTCCACTGTCGCTGGCGATCGACGCAGGCGATTTGAGTTCGCCTGCGTTTGAAACGTCCGATCAACGTGGAAGTTTGTACGTTCGTAACATCGGAGGCCGTGTTGATATTGGAGCCTACGAACGGCAGAGCGAAAATGATTTGGTTGTGATCGTCACCACCACGGAAGACCAAGCGGACTCGGATCCTAGCGGTGCTGCGAATTTGGAAATGAGTCTACGTGAAGCCATCGAGTTGGCAAACACGACGCCAGGGGAATTTGAAGTGCGGTTTGCTTCGTCGCTTGACTCGCCGCTACAAATTCGGCTTGGTGAAATCGAAATTCGCGACGATCTTGTCTTCGCCGGCAACGGATCGGAGGTGACGGTCATCGATGCGGCCGGGACAAGTCGTCTATTCTCGCTCGCCGAGCCCGGCGTTCACGTGAATTTTCAATCGGTGACGTTGACCGGAGGCAAGGCCGATCACGGTGGTGCGATCTTTGCCGATGACGCTCACATCCGGATGCACGACTCGGTGATCACGGGAAATGTCGCCACGAACCAAGGAGGGGCGATCGTATTGAATCAGGGAGCGTTGACGCTGACTCGTAGCGAGGTCATCGGCAACCACGCCGGCGTCTCCGCAGGCGGGATCGCTGGCGACGACGTTGCGGTGACGCTGATCCAAAGTACGGTGGCGTCCAACGTCAGTTCACTCGGCAAAGGATTCTTCGTCACTCGCGAGCACGATGGGCTTCGTTTTCAAAGCACGCCGCTCGAGACGCCATCGACCCGAGACGGGATCGTGATCCAAAGCGGAGCCGTGTGGGTGCTTGGCACCGGCGAAGATGAAACCTTCCGGCTGGACTTCGATCCTGCGTCGCTTGTCGATTCGATCGACCTTCGCTTCGATGGCGTTGCTGGTCGAAACACGCTTCAGTTTCTGACATCGACGACACCGGCTTGGTTGACGGAGGATCTGTATCAAACCAGCAATTTTGGCGTCATCCAACTTGCCGAAGACGCGGCGAGTGATCTGTTTATCGATGCCGATGCGGTGTCACGTTTGTCGCCTCATGATGAGTTGATCCAGGTGGGCAGTTTCGCGGGCGGCACACTTCGGCTTAGCGATCCTGCGGCTTGGCGGATGGGACCTGCACGCGGTCGCAATGGAGTGTTTCTGAGATCGCTTGTGGATGATCGCGATCCGGTTCCGCGCGTCATCGAAACGGGATTGCCATTGCCATGGCAAAATCTGATTCGCAAAACCGACACGAATAATGACGGAGCCATAACCGCCGCGGACGCATTGTTGGTGATCAATGAACTCGATTCAAAATCCTATTCACTCGACGACGGGCGATTGCAGAATCCGCTTGCCACCACCCATTGGCCCAACCGTTATTTTGACGTCAACGGCGACGAATTGGTGACCGCATTGGATGCGTTGCAGGTGATCAATGCATTAGCACGATTCGATAGCGGACCTGATCTGAACGTTGCGGTCACCACCGCCGTTTTCGGAGCGGATTCGGCGGATTCACGTGTGCTCGCCGAGGGCGAGAACGAGAACGAGGGGGGATTCGAAAGCCACGTGACAACGTTACCGCGGGGCACATCACACTTAAAATGGCGAGCCGCTGAAACGATTTTGCCACGACTAGGCACACAAACGGTGATTGTAGCGGACGCCGACGCGGATGATGACGGCGAAACCCAAGCACCACTGGACTCCTTCTTTGCCGCCACCGAAGCGTTCGATTTGCTTTAA
- a CDS encoding YhdH/YhfP family quinone oxidoreductase: protein MRCFWVEKNESGEVSASLTEQPTSILDAAVTASPRIRVQVEYSSLNYKDALAATGHPGIVRKFPHIPGIDAAGRVIQSEDDSFQPGDAVIVTGNQLGVTHFGAWAEQIDVPGSWAVPLPDSLTPVQAMALGTAGFTAAQCVGGLIDHGVTPESGSVVVTGATGGVASLAISLLVKLGYTVIAVTGKESEHANLKRRGVDTVLSRDEFVDESKRPLLSAAYAGAVDTVGGKMLETLLRTTSYRGCIAACGLTGGHELHTTVYPFLLRGITLCGIDSAMCPMPERQKIWQRLAGPWKLDDLDSLTHVHPMDELASLVETILAGEMVGRAVVEI from the coding sequence ATGCGATGTTTCTGGGTCGAGAAAAACGAATCGGGAGAAGTGAGTGCCTCGCTTACCGAGCAACCGACCTCGATTTTGGACGCGGCGGTAACGGCGTCGCCACGGATTCGAGTCCAGGTTGAATACTCGTCACTAAACTACAAAGACGCATTGGCGGCGACAGGGCACCCTGGGATCGTTCGCAAGTTCCCGCACATCCCTGGCATTGATGCGGCTGGCCGGGTGATTCAAAGCGAGGATGATTCGTTCCAACCCGGTGACGCGGTGATCGTAACCGGAAACCAATTGGGAGTGACACATTTCGGAGCCTGGGCCGAACAGATCGACGTCCCTGGTTCGTGGGCCGTGCCGCTGCCTGATTCGTTGACGCCTGTGCAGGCGATGGCGCTGGGCACCGCTGGATTCACAGCGGCTCAGTGTGTGGGCGGCTTGATCGACCACGGTGTCACGCCCGAATCGGGTTCGGTAGTGGTGACCGGAGCGACCGGCGGTGTCGCGAGTCTGGCGATCTCGCTGCTGGTGAAATTGGGTTACACCGTTATCGCGGTGACAGGAAAAGAAAGCGAGCATGCGAATTTGAAGCGGCGGGGTGTCGACACCGTTCTTTCTCGCGACGAGTTTGTAGACGAAAGCAAACGGCCGCTCTTGAGTGCCGCCTACGCCGGAGCGGTCGACACGGTGGGCGGGAAAATGTTGGAAACGCTGCTGCGAACCACGTCGTACCGCGGCTGCATCGCGGCCTGTGGACTGACCGGCGGACACGAACTGCATACCACCGTCTATCCATTCCTGCTGCGTGGAATCACGTTGTGTGGAATCGATTCCGCGATGTGTCCGATGCCCGAACGACAAAAAATATGGCAGCGTTTGGCAGGCCCGTGGAAACTTGATGACCTCGATTCGCTGACGCATGTTCACCCCATGGACGAACTGGCTTCGCTCGTCGAGACCATCTTGGCGGGAGAAATGGTTGGCCGGGCGGTTGTGGAAATTTAG